DNA sequence from the Arthrobacter crystallopoietes genome:
CTCCGCTCGGTACGGGCAAAGGAGACAGGCGGATCCAGTTGAGTCAGTTCAATCATTGGGAGAAACACTTCCGTGGGATGCGGGTCACATCAAATGAATTTGATTCATTTATTATGCAGGTGTGAGCCGCCCAACACAAGAGGAAAAATGAATCCCGTTCGTTTAGCTGGGTTTTGCCGCGCGTACGCGGAGTCGCCAAAGAGCGATATGCGGGGTCAATGGCGGGTACGGAAGACGGTGTTCTGCCAGTCCTTGTGGGGTGCTTTGTCGCGGCTGAGCATGACGTGTTTGGTGTTGGTGTATTCCTCGAGCGAGTAGGCGGACATGTCTTTGCCGAAGCCGGAGGCTTTGTAGCCGCCGTGCGGCATTTCGGAGACGATCGGGATGTGGTCGTTGATCCAGACGCAGCCGGCCTGGATTTCGGCGCTGGCGCGCAGGGAGCGGTTGAGGTCGTTGGTCCAGGCGCAGGCGGCGAGGCCGTACGGGGTGTCGTTGGCCAGGGCGAGGGCTTCGTCGTCGGTGTCGAAGGGCAGGGCGGTGAGCACTGGGCCGAAGACTTCCTCCTGCACGATCTCGGAGTCCTGCGCCGCGCCGACCACGAGCGTGGGGCGGTAGTAGGCGCCGGCGGCGAGGTCGCCGCCGGGCGCGTGGCCGCCGGCGAGGATGGTGGCGCCGTCGGCGCGGGCGCGGTCGACGAAACCGGCGACCTTGTCGCGGTGGGCGTGGCTGATCAGCGAGCCGAGGTCCGTGGCGTCGTCGGTGGGGTCGCCGAGGATCACCTGGTCCATGAGTTCGGCGACGCGGGCGGTGAAGGCGTCGAAGAGCGGGCGCTGGATGTAGGCGCGGGTGGCGGCGGTGCAGTCCTGGCCGGCGTTGATGATGGACCCGGCGACGGCGCCGTGGGCGGCGGCCTCGACGTCGGCGTCGTCGAAGACCACGAACGGGGCTTTGCCGCCGAGTTCCAGGTGCACGCGTTTGGCGGTTTCGCTAGCCAGGGCCATGATTTTGCGTCCGACGGCGGTGGAGCCGGTGAAGGAGGTCATGGCCACGTCGGGGTGCCTGACGAGGTGTTCGCCGGCCACGGCTCCGGTGCCGGTGACGATGTTGATCACGCCGTCCGGGATGCCGGCGGCGGTGGCGGCTTCGGCGAAGATGAGGGCGGTGCCGGGGGTGAGTTCGGAGGGTTTGAGCACGATGGTGTTGCCGGCGGCGATGGCGGGCAGGATTTTCCAGCCGGCCATCTGGAAGGGGTAGTTCCAGGGGGCGATGGATCCGATCACGCCGATGGGTTCGCGGCGGATCATGGACGTGCCGCCGGCGCCGTATTCGCCGGCGGCGAGGCCCTGCAGTTGCCGGGCGGCGCCGGCGAAGAAGGAGACGTTGTCGATGGTGCCCGGGACGTCGAACTCCGTGGCCAGGCGGATGGCCTTGCCGGTCTGTGTGGTTTCGACGGCCGCTATGTCCCAGGCGCGGCGGCCCAGTTCTGCGGCGAGGGCGAGCAGGGCGTCGGAGCGCTCGGCCGGGGTGCAGCGCGACCAGGTGGCGAAGGCGCGCTTGGCCGCGGCGACCGCGTCGTCGACGTCGTCCGTAGTCGCGTAGCGGATGGTCTCGGCGGGCTCGCCGGTGGCGGGGTTGATCCGTTTGGCCTCGTCGCCTCGGCCTTCGCGGTACCGGCCGTCAATAAACTGGTGCATTGGTTCTCCTAGTGCAGGGAAGTGGAGTGCAGGGAAGCTGGGGTGTAGCGGTGGAGCTGGTGGGCGTGGGGCGTCGCGGTGGCGCCGGTCAGGAATCGAAGCCGATTCCGGCGGCGTCCATTAGCTTGAGCCAGGGACCGCGCCTGCCCTGGCGGCGGTCCGATCGGATCATGGCGGCCGTGGTGATTTTGACGCCGAGCCAGGCCAGCGGCTCGGGCGGGAACGGGAGCGGTTTCTTGGTCACCAGCTGCAGCCGGGTGCGTTCTGTCGGCGTGCCGGCGAGCAGGTCCAGCAGCACGTTGGCACCGAAACGCGTGGCGCCCACACCCAGCCCCGTGTAACCGGCGGCGTAGGCAACCCGGCCGCCGTACGCCGTCGTAAAGAAGGAGAAGAAGCGGCTGCACGTGTCGATGGCGCCGCCCCACTTGTGAGTGAATTTCACCGACTCCAGCTGCGGGAACGTGGCGTAGAAGTGGGCGGCCAGGCGGGCGAAGGTCTCCTCGCGCTGGTCGTATTCGGCCTTCACCTGCCGGCCGTAGTGGTACACCGCGTCGTAGCCGCCGAAGAGGATGCGCTGGTGCCCCTGCGGATCGGTGGCCAGCCGGTAGTAGTGGAAGCGGTTGTTCAGATCGCTGAGTCCCTGCCGGTTGTGCCAGCCGATGGCCCGCAGCTGTTCGGGCGTCAGCGGTTCGGTCATCAGGACGTAGTCGTAGACCGGCACGGTGTGCAGCCGGGTGCGCTTGAGCAGGGAGGGGAACACATTGGTGGCCAGCGCGACCTTCGCCGCGGTGACCGTGCCGCCGTCGGTAGTCAACCGGACCGGACCGTTGCCACCTGTCGCGGCACTGATGCTGCGGACCGGCGTGTGCTCGTAAATTTCGACGCCGGAGGCCAGGCAGGCGCGCTGCAATCCCCACGCGAGGCGGGCCGGGTGGAGCATGGCCGTGCTCTTCTTGTCCCAGAGGCCGGCCCGGTAGAGCGGGGAGTTCAGTTCCTTGCGGACGGCGTCCCGGTCCAGGAACACCACGTCCGGATCCTTGCCCTCATCCTCGCGCAGCCACTCCACCTGGTGGTCCTCGGTGGCGACGCTGAGCGTGCCCGTCCACTCGAAGCCGCAGTCGATCCCGTACTTCTCCACCGTGTCAGCGATCTGCTGCAGGTTCTCAAGGCCCAGCTCCTGCAGGCGCGCGGTTTCCTGCGGCAGGTGCTTCTCGCCGTTGGCTTCGCCATGGGTCAGACTGGCCTCGCAGAAACCGCCGTTGCGCCCGGATGCCGCCCAGCCGATCCGCTTGCCTTCCAGCAGCACCACGCGCCGGTCCGGATTGCGTTCCTTGGCCATCAGTGCCGTCCACAACCCGGTATAGCCGCCGCCCACGACGGCTAGATCCGTGGCGGTAGCCCCCTCCAGCGGCGGGAGGGGATCCGGCCGGGACGGGTCGTCGAGCCAGTACGGCGTGGTGGAAGCACCGGCCAGCGTCACTTGGATTCGGGACTGCGGGATGCGACGTTCGGCGTCGTCGTACGTAGTACCTGCCCGGCTCATGCCTTCGCCTCCTGCGGCTGTCCGGTGTAGACCGGGATGCCAGCCACCATGGTGAAGTCCGTGCCGACGGTGTGCAGCTCGCCCGGGTCCAGCCGGAAGGGATCCGCGTTCAGCACCACGAGATCGGCGGTCTTGCCGACGGCGATGGCGCCGCCGTCGTCGTTGCGGTTCAGCCAGGCCGAGCCGGCTGTGTAGGACGAGAGGGCGGTCTGCAGTGAAATGGCCTGTTCCGGCAGCAGGGGCGGCACATCGGGGTAGGCAGGGTAGCTGCGGTTGACTGCCACGTGGATGGCCTGCCACGGATCGGGCGTGGACACCGGCCAGTCCGAGCCCATGGCCATGGTGGCGCCGGCCGCCAGCAGCGAGCCGAAGGGATACTGCCAGGCGGCGCGTTCCGCACCGATGAGCGGGACCGTCAGCTGCAGCATCTGGTTGTCATTGCACGCCCAGAGCGCCTGGGCGTTGACCGTCACCCCGAGGGCGGCAAACCGGGCGATGTCCTCCGGATGGATGATCTGCAGGTGCGCCATGTGGTGGCGTCCGCGGGTGTGCGGGTTGCTGCGGCGCGCGTGCTCGACGGCGTCGAGGCCGTCCCGGACTGCGCGGTCCCCGATGACATGCAGGTGCAGGTCGAAGCCGGCCGCATCCAGCGCAACCGCGGTCTCGGTCAGCACCTCCTTGGGCAGGTACAGCAGCCCCCGGTCGTCCCCGTCCGCGTCCTGGTCCGCGGCGGCGTGGCCGGCGCTGCCGCCGCTGGGGTCCCTGCCGTCCGGGTTTCCGCAGCGGCAGGGGCGCAGGTAGGGATCCAGCATCGCGGCCGTGCGGTTCTCGGGCACGCCGTCCACCATGATCTTGGCGCTCGTGGTGACGAATCCGGCGGCACTGTTGTCCCGGCGTCGTTCTTCGAACCCGGCAACCAGCTCGGCGATGTTCTCTGAGGTGGTGCTGCGCGGCACCCAGAGCGCGCCGGTTGCCCTGCCGGTCAGCAGGCCGCGGCCGGCCAGGGTGCGGTAGGCGCTGCTGGCGTCCGGGTAGCCCGCGTAGCTGCCGAGGATGGCCTCCTGCCAGCCGGTGACGCCGACCGAGTGCAGGTAGCGCTGGGCTTCGAGCAGTCCGCCGCAGAGATCCTCTTCCGTGAGTGGCGGCAGGAACTCGTTGACCAGGTCCATCGCGCCCTCGTGCAGCGTGCCAGTGGGGAAGCCGTCCGTGCCGCGTTCGATCCACCCGTCCGCGGGGTCCGGTGTTGCCGCATCCATCCCGGCGAGTTCCAGCGCGCGGGTATTGACCCAGGCGCTGTGATGGTCCGCGTTGATGAGGTAGACCGGCCGGTCCGGCACGATTCTGTCAAGCAAGTTGCGCGTAGGGTAGCCGCCGGGGAAGTCCGCCTTGTGCCAGCCGCCGCCGGTAATCCAGCTTTTTTCGGTGGCGGCCGCATAGTCGGCGACGCAGGCCAGGACAGCGTCCAGCCCGGAGACGTCGGAGAGATCGCAGCCCAGCCGCTCGACGCCGCCGTAGACGGCGTGGACATGGGCGTCCGTGAAGCCAGGGGTGAGGAGACGGCCGGCCAGGTCCACCGTTTCCGCGGCGGTGCCGGCAGCCTCGCGCACCTGCGCGTCCGTGCCCACCGCAGTGATCCGGCCGTCGGTGACCGCTACCGCCGTCGCCGTCGGGTGGACCTGCTGCCCGTCAAAAATCCGACCGGAGTGGAAGATCCAGTCTGCGCTCACAATGCCTGCTTTCCTGATGCTGCCGTTGAGGGGTGTCTCTTATCGAACTGAATGCAGCCCGAATTGTCAACGGTGTTGACTTCACGGATTAGAGTAGGGACAAAACCGGCCGGCGGAAGGTGAAGGGATGGCAGCGGCAGAAACAGGGACGCAGCGGGAGCGTGCCAAGGGGCTTTCGCGCGAGGTCATCGTCGACGCCTGCCTCCGTCTGGCCGACGAGGAGGGCAGTTCGGCGTTGACGTTCCGCCGCATCGGCCGGCTGCTCGGCGCGGATCCGACGGCGCTCTACCGGCACTTCAAGGACAAGGACGAACTGCTGCTGGCGCTCGCGGACCGGCTGATCGGCGAGGCCTTGAAGGACTTCGAACCGGCGCCGTCCTGGCGGGACACCATCAAGGAGCTTGTGGTGCGCGGCCGCCGGGCCTACTTGGCCCATCCGCAGGTGGCGGCGCTCGCGGCCGTGCGGGTGACCCGGCAGGAGTCCGAGATGCAGTTCGTCGAGACCATGCTCGCCACGTTCAGGCAGGCCGGTTTCGGTGCGGAGGACGCCGTGCGGACCTACCGGGCCTGCGCCGACTTCATGCTCGCCTGGACCGGATTCGACGCCGCCCTGAAGTCGCTGGGCGAGAAGTCCGAGGCGGACAACCGCGCCTGGGCAGAAGCCTACGCCCAGGCTCCGGCGGAACGTTTTCCGAACGCAACGGCATCGGCTGCGGCGATGGCCGGCATCAGCGACGAGGACAACTTCGACTTCGCGCTCGAACTGCTGCTCGACGGCATCGAGGCCCGGCTCCGCGCCTGCGTTGCTGCTCCGCCGGCTGCTCCGCCGGCTGCTCCGCAGGCCAACCGAAAGGAACCGCAACCATGACCGTCAACGGGAACATCTCGTTCTGGTACGCCGCGGACGGCATCCCCGCGCCGCGCCCCGCCTTGGCTCAAAGCACGACGGCGGACATCGCCATCGTGGGCGCCGGCTACACCGGGTTATGGACCGCCTACTACCTGAAGCAAGCGCGGCCCGAGCTGGACGTGGCGGTGCTGGAGAGCCGCTTCGCCGGCTTCGGCGCCTCCGGGCGGAATGGCGGCTGGCTGACCAACAGCATCACCGGCGGCCGGGACCAGTACGTCAAGACTCATGGCCGCGCCGTCGTCGGGCGCTTCCAGCAATTGCTCAACGAGACCGTGGACGAAGTCATCGCCGTGACATGTGCCGAGGGGATTGACGCGGACTTCCACAAGGGCGGCGAGCTCAACGTGGCGCGCAACCACGCCCAGCTGCAACGCCTGCGGGCCTGGGCCCAAGAAGAAGCACTCTGGCCGGAGGCCGGGACGCAACTGCTCTCTGCCGGCGGGACCGCGGAGCGGGTGAAGATTGCCGGTGCCCTCGGCGGGCTGTGGCAGCCGCACTGCGCCCGAATCCACCCGGCGAAGCTCGCGCGCGGACTGGCGGCCGCCGTCGTACGTTTGGGAGTCAGGCTCTACGAAGGCACCACAGTGACGGAAATAGCGCCGGGTCTGGCCCGCACGGAACACGGAGATGTCACGGCCAGGTACGTGCTCCGGGCCACCGAGGGATTTACCGCGAACCTGAAAGGCGCGCACCGGGACTGGCTGCCGATGAACTCGTCCA
Encoded proteins:
- a CDS encoding TetR/AcrR family transcriptional regulator C-terminal domain-containing protein; the encoded protein is MAAAETGTQRERAKGLSREVIVDACLRLADEEGSSALTFRRIGRLLGADPTALYRHFKDKDELLLALADRLIGEALKDFEPAPSWRDTIKELVVRGRRAYLAHPQVAALAAVRVTRQESEMQFVETMLATFRQAGFGAEDAVRTYRACADFMLAWTGFDAALKSLGEKSEADNRAWAEAYAQAPAERFPNATASAAAMAGISDEDNFDFALELLLDGIEARLRACVAAPPAAPPAAPQANRKEPQP
- a CDS encoding gamma-aminobutyraldehyde dehydrogenase yields the protein MHQFIDGRYREGRGDEAKRINPATGEPAETIRYATTDDVDDAVAAAKRAFATWSRCTPAERSDALLALAAELGRRAWDIAAVETTQTGKAIRLATEFDVPGTIDNVSFFAGAARQLQGLAAGEYGAGGTSMIRREPIGVIGSIAPWNYPFQMAGWKILPAIAAGNTIVLKPSELTPGTALIFAEAATAAGIPDGVINIVTGTGAVAGEHLVRHPDVAMTSFTGSTAVGRKIMALASETAKRVHLELGGKAPFVVFDDADVEAAAHGAVAGSIINAGQDCTAATRAYIQRPLFDAFTARVAELMDQVILGDPTDDATDLGSLISHAHRDKVAGFVDRARADGATILAGGHAPGGDLAAGAYYRPTLVVGAAQDSEIVQEEVFGPVLTALPFDTDDEALALANDTPYGLAACAWTNDLNRSLRASAEIQAGCVWINDHIPIVSEMPHGGYKASGFGKDMSAYSLEEYTNTKHVMLSRDKAPHKDWQNTVFRTRH
- a CDS encoding amidohydrolase, with product MSADWIFHSGRIFDGQQVHPTATAVAVTDGRITAVGTDAQVREAAGTAAETVDLAGRLLTPGFTDAHVHAVYGGVERLGCDLSDVSGLDAVLACVADYAAATEKSWITGGGWHKADFPGGYPTRNLLDRIVPDRPVYLINADHHSAWVNTRALELAGMDAATPDPADGWIERGTDGFPTGTLHEGAMDLVNEFLPPLTEEDLCGGLLEAQRYLHSVGVTGWQEAILGSYAGYPDASSAYRTLAGRGLLTGRATGALWVPRSTTSENIAELVAGFEERRRDNSAAGFVTTSAKIMVDGVPENRTAAMLDPYLRPCRCGNPDGRDPSGGSAGHAAADQDADGDDRGLLYLPKEVLTETAVALDAAGFDLHLHVIGDRAVRDGLDAVEHARRSNPHTRGRHHMAHLQIIHPEDIARFAALGVTVNAQALWACNDNQMLQLTVPLIGAERAAWQYPFGSLLAAGATMAMGSDWPVSTPDPWQAIHVAVNRSYPAYPDVPPLLPEQAISLQTALSSYTAGSAWLNRNDDGGAIAVGKTADLVVLNADPFRLDPGELHTVGTDFTMVAGIPVYTGQPQEAKA
- a CDS encoding NAD(P)/FAD-dependent oxidoreductase; this encodes MTVNGNISFWYAADGIPAPRPALAQSTTADIAIVGAGYTGLWTAYYLKQARPELDVAVLESRFAGFGASGRNGGWLTNSITGGRDQYVKTHGRAVVGRFQQLLNETVDEVIAVTCAEGIDADFHKGGELNVARNHAQLQRLRAWAQEEALWPEAGTQLLSAGGTAERVKIAGALGGLWQPHCARIHPAKLARGLAAAVVRLGVRLYEGTTVTEIAPGLARTEHGDVTARYVLRATEGFTANLKGAHRDWLPMNSSMIATEPLPEAVWADIGWEHRDTVGDLAHAYMYAQRTADGRIALGGRGVPYRFGSRTDTDGATQQRTIELLTGILHDMFPAARGAAVDHAWAGVLGVPRDWKATVGLDPATGLGWAGGYVGTGVAATNLAARTLRDLILAPGSELTIMPWVNRKVRRWEIEPLRWIAVQAMYKAYYAADKAENRRQGPTSLIAKAADKVSGR
- a CDS encoding NAD(P)/FAD-dependent oxidoreductase, translating into MSRAGTTYDDAERRIPQSRIQVTLAGASTTPYWLDDPSRPDPLPPLEGATATDLAVVGGGYTGLWTALMAKERNPDRRVVLLEGKRIGWAASGRNGGFCEASLTHGEANGEKHLPQETARLQELGLENLQQIADTVEKYGIDCGFEWTGTLSVATEDHQVEWLREDEGKDPDVVFLDRDAVRKELNSPLYRAGLWDKKSTAMLHPARLAWGLQRACLASGVEIYEHTPVRSISAATGGNGPVRLTTDGGTVTAAKVALATNVFPSLLKRTRLHTVPVYDYVLMTEPLTPEQLRAIGWHNRQGLSDLNNRFHYYRLATDPQGHQRILFGGYDAVYHYGRQVKAEYDQREETFARLAAHFYATFPQLESVKFTHKWGGAIDTCSRFFSFFTTAYGGRVAYAAGYTGLGVGATRFGANVLLDLLAGTPTERTRLQLVTKKPLPFPPEPLAWLGVKITTAAMIRSDRRQGRRGPWLKLMDAAGIGFDS